A single window of Nematostella vectensis chromosome 4, jaNemVect1.1, whole genome shotgun sequence DNA harbors:
- the LOC116615749 gene encoding CBY1-interacting BAR domain-containing protein 1-like, with translation MLSSLYMSLKTTQDEDVRSHKARVKLVDHHFKQIAKRTQKYATFTKKSGSQGAKLCEEIKDSFEELEERDVSVHIDKFSKCYSSVQKLKGALSQNIHERIATEFRVYETKCNELNREIRECENLIHKHKNEECNLEKMKNRVPMDRRKFVEAQLREDQAKISSAHSKKMVQRKVERFEREKLEDTGKILREFVRLEMEFHAHALQTLTKAYRHLMNVTGNRDKEEKANATEQCADSSSGSRLSISHLN, from the coding sequence ATGCTTTCCAGCCTTTACATGTCACTAAAAACAACACAAGACGAAGATGTGAGGAGTCACAAGGCAAGAGTAAAACTCGTCGATCACCACTTCAAGCAAATCGCCAAACGGACGCAGAAATATGCCACATTTACCAAAAAGTCGGGCAGCCAAGGGGCGAAGCTTTGTGAAGAAATCAAGGACTCATTCGAAGAACTGGAGGAAAGGGACGTATCAGTTCACATCGATAAATTTTCCAAGTGTTATTCATCTGTGCAAAAGCTAAAAGGCGCGCTTTCACAGAACATACATGAAAGAATCGCAACTGAATTTAGAGTCTATGAAACAAAGTGCAATGAACTGAACCGTGAAATTCGGGAGTGCGAAAACTTGATTCACAAGCACAAGAACGAAGAGTGTAATTtggaaaagatgaaaaatagAGTTCCAATGGATAGGAGAAAATTTGTCGAGGCTCAACTGCGCGAAGATCAAGCCAAAATATCCAGTGCACACTCCAAGAAAATGGTTCAAAGAAAGGTCGAGAGATTTGAGCGGGAAAAACTAGAGGATACTGGGAAAATTCTCCGCGAGTTTGTGCGGCTTGAGATGGAGTTTCACGCGCACGCGCTGCAGACGTTAACAAAGGCATACCGACACTTGATGAATGTCACGGGAAACAGGGATAAGGAGGAAAAGGCAAATGCTACAGAACAATGTGCGGACTCTTCATCCGGATCAAGGCTATCCATAAGCCATCTGAACTGA